CTATGTTTTGAAGAGAAACGAGAAAAAACTTAAATAATAGCAATTTATGTATTCATCTGGTATGCGAGGTgggaagaaaattatttctggGAGTGAAGAGCCTCGTGGGGCAGGGCGCCGGGTGACCTTACTTCATGCTGCTGCTACACAGTGTGCTTTTGGACGATTCATTCATAGATCACGGATTTCTTTAAGAAGGAAGCACAAAACTACGAGCCCCACcatttctcatcctgagtttGGTTGGAAACAAACACTGTAGGAAATTTGATCTCCACATGGAAAATACCAAGCTCTTCCAGAGCAGTTGTCCCCTCACCACAGTGCCACAGGGGGCTGGACACAACACGGAGAGCATGGTACGTCGCATCTGGTTTCCACCTGGAGTACTTTTCACAAAGCCGGCTGCTTCCGCCTCGCTCAGCACCTTCTCCGTGTGTCCTTTCCCAACTACACCAATCAAAGTAGCCCAGCCTCCACCTCTGTCCTGTCCCAGTCACTCTTCAACAAAATGCCTTGTTTTACCTCCTTTACAGCACTTACCACTATGGTGAAACTATTTTCTGTATTGATTTAGTGTTTACTCTTCTCTCCTGACATGTGATGCTTCTTGGGGAAAGGGGAGCTCTAGCCAAAGAAGCAGTGTCAATCATCTGACAAATATTAATTGTTACGTCAGAAGCTGGGGATAAAATGTCGGGTAGAGCAGATGTGACCCTTGTCCTCGGGTAGTTTATGGTGCAGTGGGGAAGACATATAGTGCCATGcagaaaagaaataactaaatGCATGTAAAATTATAACTGCAGTGAGGGCTGGGAAGGAGAAAAACACGGGCTATCagagcctataatggaaaacctAATTTAGTTAAGTAGATCAGAGAAGGTTTCTCTAAGGAAGAGGCTTTTGAGCTAAGCTTTAGAGGATGAGTAGACATGAATTAAGAGAACAGAGTGGAGACAGTGGACGCCTCAGTGCAGGAGGGAAGATGGTGCCCAGGTAGGACAGAGGGATGACTGATGGGGCTGGACCACAGGGCGCTGGAGGTGCTGGTGGGGATCTGCATGGCTAGACGTGCGCAGATTTGTGAGTTGTGACTTTATCCTGAGTGTAATAGAATCATCGAATGTTGTGGAcatgtgagtgtgtctgtgtgcatgttcACGGGGGAGAATTAGAAGATTTGTGTTTTGTGAAGATGATTGTGACTAAGCTGTAGATGACTCTCCATTGGAGAGATTTCGAAAGGGCGTACGTAGGTAGACCACTTAGGGTGTCATGGCAGTACCTTCGGGAGAAACGATGAAAGTTTGGCTTCAGGTAGTGatggtgggaaaggaaataagtaGATAGATCTTGGAAACATACCAAATAAGATCGAAAGGACCTGGTGTCAGATTGCATGTAAGGGAAGCTCTTGAGGTTAATTCGCTGCATGTGCGGGCTGATGAATGATGTTGCCGGTCTCCAAGGAGGGAGAAACTACAGGACGTGGTGTGAGGCCTTAGAGGATGTcattggggtgagggtggggcatTGATTacaattctttccatttcttgaatTTCCATGAGTTAGAAGTTTCAACATGTTCAACATGAACAATTATTTATCCTCACTCTCTAATAGCCCAATGGAATTCTGCAACTTTGTTTCCTATAACCCTAACTTCTATAAAATGTACGAAGCATTGCATAGGCCTAAGTTCCAGCTGGAGGACTTTTACTCTAGAGAGAATTGAAGAATTGGCTGTCGGTGGCTTTATCTATGAAGGACATAGGGCCAATAACGTGGAACCTGCTATCCAaaccatttctcaaaaaaaaattagcagaatCTCAACATATAATTTCACAGAAACTGAGGAGAAATTGTCAAAACCTTGTCGCATTTAATACCAACATCCAGGCCAAGTCAAATAACATTTCATAAATCATAGAATGATCATAGCACGTCTCAAATCACATGGACACCCCTGTAACATATGTACCTTCACTATTTATTATCTTCCCAATAGGCAGCAAAGCCAGGCAGGAGATACTTTAACTAAAACAACAGTTATGCTGAGACTTACGTCTGAGGTACTTTTTAAAGACAGCCCCAAAGTGTCTGAACTGTGGGAAAATTACTTTAGAAGCAATTAACTAGAATTTACCTAGAAgacattttattctctttatttctatcaTACTAATTCTGCAGAAACTCTGGAACAGCACAAAGcaatcttttcaattttttaatcattatataaGAGTTCACTTTGACATTATTTTTTGGAAAGATTCCTTATATTTTTTCAGGATTCATATCTGTCTATtgatatctatctgtctatctggcATCTATATATgctcacatatatatgtatgtaggtgTGTTAACCACTCTAAAATGCTTGATAACTATATATGCTCATGATAGAATGTTTGATTTAAAATCTTATGTAAAATTCAACTCTTTTAAACAGTAATAACTTTCAGTAACAGTAACACTAGTCTAAACAAATATAAGAGCAATCCCTTTGACACAATCAAAATACTTCAGACACATAGGCAAAAATGTAATTTAACAAATAGTATCTTTCTGAGTAAACAAAGTAAATACCAACTTGGTAACCTATTTTGGGAAGTTCATCAAACAAACTAATCAAGCCATCTGTTCACACATATACCAAGtgattaagaaaaaatgaatttgttaATAATCTTATAAAACAAAACCTCCCACAATTTACCATTTTGTTTCACCATATTTTTCTCTCACTTTGGAAAAATTCAGTCTTCAATCACTGAAATTTGATTTTCAACTAAAGCCAAATGAGATATACAGTCCAAAGGTTTAATCGGCctctacaaatatataaaaagtgtAAAGGCAAGTAGTCAGCAGAAGAGCAGTAACATGTCAACAACGATATACTCTTGGACCAAAGGGATGTTTGAGTCCCTTGGTTGACAGCAAAGTGATGGAGGAATGTGACATAGAAGGAATGCACGTCCTGTCTGGAAGGAACGGTAAAGACTGGTGCCCATCACTGAGGATGCCGGTGCTGCCGTGGCTGCGTGGTCCTGTGGTTGGGCAGAAAGACGTCTTCACCAACAATCACAAGTTCCCTACACGTGTTTAGTGTGACATCAGCCCCATGAGCCTGTAGGGAGGTCAACCTCTGAGGGAACTTAGCACCCCTAATTCCTAAGCCTGGCATCTTACGTTGAAAAATATCTGCAAGAAGTATCAGAAATTTTTCAACTGAAACTCCTTTGGCACTATCTACCCAATACTGAGGAAAGTAGGGAATACTCTGCCCAATGTAAGGAAGATTCACACTCAGAAAATGAATTCCACGTCTCCTCTATGTAATAACATGTATTGCCTTCTAATAGTACACAAAAACCTGCTCATATTAGAAAATGtggaaagacacagaaaaaatataaagaagaaaatgaaaatcacccaaAATCCCATTTCCAGAAATAGCCATTGTTaccattttgatatatttccttccaATCTATTCTTAAGCATACATACTTTCTAGATACAAGTAAAATCACACCATATAGAGATTATCCTGCTTTTTTCATCCAACTTTGTATCTTCATGATTTTCCACAttgttaaatataatttaaaatcatgaGTTTTAAAGTCTACACAATAACCAGTTATGTACAGTAACATATTTAACAGGTAATGTACTTATGGGTATGTTTTCTATTTCCAATGTTCatgattaaaaatacagtttttgcaactcttttttacatttctgaaTCCAATGCCCTTAAAAGCCCTTATGTTAGGCATCAGTGCTTCAGTTTTAAGGCATAATAAATCCATCAATAGATGTAAAGAGCGCTTaacttaaatttttgaaaatttaaacacaacttttaatgtttaaaatttttttgaaaaataatatgggTAATGAGAAAGTTACTCTGCATAAATCACTGCGTTTGAAGGGCCCGTGTTTTCAAAGGCTTTTCCAGTATTCCCTGTGCAGCTGATTGCTGGTGGCAGGACCGGTCTCGCCGTTGAGGAGAACGCCTGACCTTTAGCCATGGGGGTGCTGAGGTGATCTTGTTTCCTAAGTGAGCTACCCAGCAGGGAGCTGGAGCTGTCATCTTCTTGTAAAGGAGAGGTCATTGGGAGTAGCTTGGGTGCTGAAGGGTGCGGTTCCCAGGGGCAGGGCCTCCACGGGTGGTCTTCTGGCTTGTAACTGGCTGTTACATAGAATTACAAAGAACAGTAATCCTTTGCCTAGAATAGTCAGCTGTTACAACAATGCCCACTGAATTGCAAGTCAAAGGTGATTAGCTGAGAAATGCTTCTTTGTAAGTTGTCTTTACAATCGAGGTAAAccggaaaaataaatgaaacacttACCTAAATAATTCAAATCACTATACTTGATAGAGTAAAGAATACATCTTTTCAACAACTGGCCTTACTTTGATTTTACAAAGTATCGTCTTTATTTGATTCTGTGGAAAATGTATCAAAACACTGATGTTTTAACATTAGAATCTATGGACTGCATTGTTATTTACTCTTTTTATCCCAATTAGTAGCTAGTCATTAGTAAAGGGTGTAAAAAACAACacagtcactttttaaaaaccattagaATAACAACTGTGCTATTCAGTATGATACAGAGTTCAAAATGTGTTGTGTACAAACCCACAAATGCCAGCTTCTGGCTGGTAATTGGTGCCCAGACAGAGGCCAGTCCAGACCAGCAGTGGGACCTAGCAGGATTGTCTAGGACAGCCAGCAACTAGCtcactgttttctgtttgtttttgttcaggCTTGTCTGACAGGTTTTTCCGTtagaaagttactatttttcccctttgtgaTTCTTAGGTACTTTATGGGGAGATACTCTGAGAGCCTGTGATATCTTGTTTCTCACACTTGTGCCCATTTATTTTAGAGTCCTGGGGTAATTCTTGCCTGGAACAACTGTTGCTGgtgtgtttgtcatataaggattctccatcattccttctacGTTTATAAATTGGAATTCCACTGCAAGAAAgagcttttccttctctctcatgtatttgttcattcaagTATTTTTTATATCTAAATAGATTAAtggactttattttattctacagGCAATtgtctattattatcattactttacTGCTGAAATAGTCCCAGATTTACCCGGTTCGTTCCTGTGTCATTTTGACACATTCCCATCATCTCAGGGGCATTTCTATCTTTTTGGCATCATGAAATGGTCCAGGATTGTCTCTTACTGTTTCTTACCTGTCCTGGGATCACCCATTTCCCTGAGGAGCTgtgattccttttattggagTAGATAATTGTTATTTGTTCCTGTAGGtattggaaaaacaaatttagaacCTTGCCTCTGATTCCCGATCCATTCCCGCTAAACCATGATAATAATCGGCATAtgagttttcagttttttctctAGAGATAGAATTAGAAAGCGTGCTCTGATCTGACTGATGCTTAACTAGAAGGAGGGAGAAACTGTTTCCCCCCCTTTACCCTCAAGTACGCTTCATATCAAAGCCTTCACTACCTTCCAGGAGACAGCTAGGTTTTATCCTTATTGGTTATCATGATAATTATGACATGTATTGTTCTATTCTGAAAAGGAAATATCCTTATCAGAAAAGGCTAAAACTTACCCACAAGCAGCCTGGTCTTCTCTTTTTACATTTGAAAGCACAGGTTCAGACTGGAAAAAGGATTTAAACCACCAGGTGGATTCTGCCACTTCAGGTAACCTTATCAAATAAAATTGACATTACTCCCTTATCAAACACATCTGAGAGatgaaaaatgaagggaaatagTGAGGGTGATGCTGATAAGAAATAAACGacataacttgctgggatttgtCATCATCTACGAAGTGAACAGAATCAGAGCCAGTTAAAGAGGTGCCTGAAGAAACACTGGCTTCTATAGGAAACAGATGATAATAAACAAGCAAGTAAACAACAAacacaaatttttatatataaacgCTCAAGTAGCATGGTTTGAAATTAATCCTGATCATGAATTCATGAATTGAAAATCTGATTAAATTATCAGCCTATTAAAAGTCTTCCAGAATAATGCGTATTACATTTGTATTAATAAAGTAAATTTCTTTCCATGGTGGACAactctctctctccacagattaaatgtagaatttaaaatatattataaatgttatcaaaatcaaaatcttAGGAAGcacaaaatgaagaatgaatatTATTGTACTATATTAGGAATATTTCTTGTATATTACATACACTAACTTGTAcggtatatacattttatttgtcaTATCATACTTGTATTTTAAACCTGTAAGTCCTTTAAAAGatcaagatataaaaataatttctaaggaTGTAAacttaaatcaataaat
This window of the Balaenoptera musculus isolate JJ_BM4_2016_0621 chromosome 17, mBalMus1.pri.v3, whole genome shotgun sequence genome carries:
- the PPDPFL gene encoding LOW QUALITY PROTEIN: pancreatic progenitor cell differentiation and proliferation factor-like protein (The sequence of the model RefSeq protein was modified relative to this genomic sequence to represent the inferred CDS: deleted 2 bases in 1 codon; substituted 1 base at 1 genomic stop codon), which codes for MEKGKGSFSISSLPLFCGLLVTTSLAPAPGTMASVPSIGCLLAKTQHYRKASVSSGTSLTGSDSVHFVDDDKSQQGLPEVAESTWWFKSFFQSEPVLSNVKREDQAACGGNGSGIRGKVLNLFFQPTGTNNNYLLQXKESQLLREMGDPRTGKKQ